The nucleotide window TGAAACGCTTCATATCGGCACGCCTGACCATTTATTGCCCTTCTCGGGTGCCCCCCCTCCTAACGAGCTAGACCAGACCATGTTGACCTCTCTTTCAGAGTCGGTGCGTTTTGCATCGTCCAAAGTAAGCATAATGCCGGAGTCGATCTCATGGCATTAGGCAATCAAAACCAACCAGATCCCCATTGTCGCCATAGAACCATTTCCAAGGCACACGTCCTGAGTCTGATCGTGTTTGTCTTGACGATTTTGTGCCTTCCCTTTGCGTCCCAAGCACAGAATGGCACCCCGGTTCTGACAAAATTCCTCAAAGAGGTTCCAGCCCAGGAGCTTGTTGCAGAAGCGACCGCATATGGTCCGATCAGCAGCGATGTTCCCATAGCGCCGCTTATGCGCGGCAATGATCTGTTGGGCTACGCTTTCATAACGTCTGATTTCGTGAGCACGACCGGTTACTCTGGCAAGCCCATCCATGTGATGGTGGCTATTTCGCCGGAAGGCAAGTTGCTGCGGACCAAACTCGTCAAGCATTCAGAACCCATCGTCCTGATTGGCATTCCCAATCACAAGATCGAGGCCCTGACCGACACCTATTCGGGGTTGAATATCGTTCACGAAGCGGAGACCGGTGGGGCTGGACACGATCTGGATATCATTTCGGGTGCGACAGTCACCATCATGATCATCGATGATTCAATCGTGCGGTCGGCCATCAAGCTTTCCAGAGAGCTGGGGCTGGGAGGATTGCAAGCCGAGATCGGCAGTGACTTGCCTCCCCGCAAACTCAAGTCCGACTATCTGGAAGACACCGACTGGCACACATTGGCGGGAGACGGATCCATCCGTCGATTGACGCTCGATATCGGTCAGGTCAATTCGGCCTTTGAGAAGACCGGAGACGAACGATCCATCAAGCGCCCGGAACCAGGCGAGCCGTCAAACACCTATATCGATATGCATGCCGCTCTGGTATCTGTCCCGGCCATTGGGCGAAACCTGCTTGGCGAGGCGGAGTATAAGAATCTCACAGACTGGCTGGAAGAAGGCGAGCATGCAATTCTGCTGCTAGGACGCGGCGTCTATTCCTTCAAGGGGTCGGGCTATGTCCGTGGTGGTATTTTCGACCGGATCCAACTGATTCAAGGCGACAATTCGCTGCGTTTCCGTGACCGTATGCACCGCCGTCTGGGGGCCTTGGCTGAAGAGGATGCTCCGAAATTTACTGAGCTGGACATCTTCAAGATTCCTGCCGATGCGGAGTTCGACCCGGCAAAAGCCTGGCATATCCAGCTGCTCTTGAACCGGGCCGTCGGGCCGATTGAAAAGACGTTCATCACCTTCGATCTGGGCTACAAATTACCCGAACACTATTTTGAGCCACGGCCAATGGCACCGCCCGCAACCAGCGTGGTGGATAAGGATGAAGATGCCGCTGCCCGCTCATTCCTATGGAAACGGGTATGGACTGAAAAGCGGGTGGAAATTGCCATCCTTGTGGCAATGCTCACTGTTCTGACCGGAACCTTCTTTTTCCAGATGCAAGTCACCCGAAACGCACGCGCCTTCTATTGGTTCCGCATGAGTTTTCTGGTGGTGACGCTGGTCTTCGTTGGCTGGCATCAAAACGCCCAATTGTCTGTGGTCAACCTGATGGCACTGGGTTCCTCTTTCGTGGAAGGCTTCAGTTGGGACGCCTTTTTGCTCGATCCACTGGTCTTTATCCTGTGGTGCTCGGTTGCCGCCGCCCTTCTGTTCTGGGGACGGGGTGCTTTTTGTGGCTGGCTTTGCCCGTTTGGCGCCTTGCAGGAATTGACCAACCAGATTGCACGCTTCTTCAAGGTGCCGCAAATCGTCGTTCCCTGGGGGCTCCATGAACGCCTTTGGCCGGTCAAGTATATCATCTTCATGGTCCTTGTCGGTCTCGCAGTCGTCTCCGTTCCGATGGCTGAGGGATATGCCGAAGTTGAGCCTTTCAAGACCGCGATCATTTTGAAATTTGTCCGTGCATGGCCCTTTGTGGCTTTTGCGATCGTGTTGCTGATCGCCGGCCTCTTCATTGAGCGTTTCTATTGTCGCTACCTGTGTCCTTTGGGGGCTGCTTTGGCGATCCCGGGGCGTATTCGCATGTTCGACTGGCTCAAGCGGTACAAAGAGTGCGGCAGCCCATGCCAGCTTTGCGCCAAAGACTGCTTCGTTCAAGCCATCCATCCAACGGGAGAAATCAACCCGAACGAATGCCTGTCCTGTCTGAACTGTCAGGTTCTGTATCAGGATGATCAACGATGCCCGGTCCGGATCAAGCTTCGCAGGAGTCGGGAAAAAATCCAGAGAAGCAACGCTCAATCGGCGGAGGCTTTCGAAAAAGTTCTTGCTTCACCAATCAACAAAACTCAGTAGGAGAGAAACATGACAACAGAAAAGAAACCGAAAGAAGGCATCTCACGCCGCGGACTTCTTGGCGGTACAGGGGCAGGTGCGGCTCTGGCGACGTCCATGGCGGTTGCTGGTGGCTCAATGCTGTCTTCCACCGCGCCCGCGGCTGCAAAGAACAGCTCGCACCTGGAACCGGGTGAGCTGGATGAATATTACGGCTTCTGGTCATCCGGGCAATGCGGTGAGATGCGCATTCTTGGATTGCCATCGATGCGCGAATTGATGCGCGTGCCT belongs to Cohaesibacter intestini and includes:
- a CDS encoding NosR/NirI family protein, with translation MFVLTILCLPFASQAQNGTPVLTKFLKEVPAQELVAEATAYGPISSDVPIAPLMRGNDLLGYAFITSDFVSTTGYSGKPIHVMVAISPEGKLLRTKLVKHSEPIVLIGIPNHKIEALTDTYSGLNIVHEAETGGAGHDLDIISGATVTIMIIDDSIVRSAIKLSRELGLGGLQAEIGSDLPPRKLKSDYLEDTDWHTLAGDGSIRRLTLDIGQVNSAFEKTGDERSIKRPEPGEPSNTYIDMHAALVSVPAIGRNLLGEAEYKNLTDWLEEGEHAILLLGRGVYSFKGSGYVRGGIFDRIQLIQGDNSLRFRDRMHRRLGALAEEDAPKFTELDIFKIPADAEFDPAKAWHIQLLLNRAVGPIEKTFITFDLGYKLPEHYFEPRPMAPPATSVVDKDEDAAARSFLWKRVWTEKRVEIAILVAMLTVLTGTFFFQMQVTRNARAFYWFRMSFLVVTLVFVGWHQNAQLSVVNLMALGSSFVEGFSWDAFLLDPLVFILWCSVAAALLFWGRGAFCGWLCPFGALQELTNQIARFFKVPQIVVPWGLHERLWPVKYIIFMVLVGLAVVSVPMAEGYAEVEPFKTAIILKFVRAWPFVAFAIVLLIAGLFIERFYCRYLCPLGAALAIPGRIRMFDWLKRYKECGSPCQLCAKDCFVQAIHPTGEINPNECLSCLNCQVLYQDDQRCPVRIKLRRSREKIQRSNAQSAEAFEKVLASPINKTQ